The sequence CCCAGCAAATCATTGACGAGAGCCAATCGACGGCGCAACCGCTGAGAGGGTTGGTGTACGATGTATCGACCGGCTTTTACGACGACGGCACCCCGCAATGCTCCATACGCCCCGATGCCTCGGATCCTACGGCGCTGGTCTTTGAGGGGCAGTTTCGGGTAAACGATAGCGAAGACGTGGTGGCGCGTCGCAAAGTATTCTCTGAAGCCAAAGCGCTCGACATGGCCCAGCCGTCGTTGGATGCGTAGCCGCTCAGTTTTTGGGCTTCTGCGCGATTACGATTACGCCTGTGCCTGTCTCGTTTTCGTGCGCCACGTCGCGGGCGTTGAGCCACAGCCCTATCGGCAGGGCCACGATGTAGTAGAGCGGCAACACAACGAGCGACGCCCATGTGGCCCCAAGCCACTGCATGGGCCGTTTAATCAGCCAGCGCCAGGCCGTTGCGCCGTACGGGCCGTACGTGTACCGGCTCACCACCGGCGCTAACCCTGCGGCGCGGAGCTTATCTTCGAGCGCTTCGAGGTTGTACCCGTCGCGCACATGCTCCCCGATAAAGCTCTCGTCATTTTCCGATTGCACATCGGAGCCGCCCTGATCGGAGGGCGTGTTGATGATGACGTGCCCGCCGGGCCGTAGCACGCGCGCAAAGTGACCAAACACGGCGCGGTCATCGGCGATGTGCTCCATCACATCCACCGACATAATCAGGTCGTACGGCCCTTCTGCCTGCAGATCGGTCAGGTCATCGTGCCGAAAGTCAATCTGCGGCCCCACCGGGGTTTTCTCGACAAAGGCCCGGGCGCGCTGCAGGTAGATGTCTTTGACGTCCACCGCATCAACGTGCGCATTGGGGAAGTTTTTCGCCACGAAGTAGGCATACTGTCCGAAGCCCGTGCCTGCATCCAGCACGCGCACAGGTTCGGTTACCGGATAGCGCTGCAACAGGCGACGCACATCGCGGCGCACGTACCACGCACGCAGGAAAAGCATGTTGAGCACCCCGTAGAAGAGGCGTTGCAACAGCGGGTGCCGCGCCACAAAGCGCCCCATGCGATCTTTAATCGGATCGTAATCCATACCGGCAAAACTGTTGAGGGAAACCGCG comes from Salisaeta longa DSM 21114 and encodes:
- a CDS encoding class I SAM-dependent methyltransferase; the encoded protein is MDYDPIKDRMGRFVARHPLLQRLFYGVLNMLFLRAWYVRRDVRRLLQRYPVTEPVRVLDAGTGFGQYAYFVAKNFPNAHVDAVDVKDIYLQRARAFVEKTPVGPQIDFRHDDLTDLQAEGPYDLIMSVDVMEHIADDRAVFGHFARVLRPGGHVIINTPSDQGGSDVQSENDESFIGEHVRDGYNLEALEDKLRAAGLAPVVSRYTYGPYGATAWRWLIKRPMQWLGATWASLVVLPLYYIVALPIGLWLNARDVAHENETGTGVIVIAQKPKN